In Paenibacillus sp. BIC5C1, a genomic segment contains:
- a CDS encoding urease accessory protein UreF produces the protein MLFNITFNERRRRKIVNRGNKLLDYVKLLDSSIQVGGFTHSFGMDAHIAEGTIRNAEDLESFMRCQLHPSIARLEGMAIKGIYTAADHNDAWRTALIDKLVHVQRTPVNLREHASTMGKRLIKLARALHPWIDFSHLEQTLAKYESVGCLSTVHAWINHHLEIPVEEAVLGYLHSAMSACITEASKVIPLHIDTIQDLLVRLAADLEHEWHTVSATAADGLVQPTSMSMKTSFPSFHMLGAGLHAYRA, from the coding sequence ATGTTATTTAACATAACATTTAACGAACGTAGGAGGCGAAAGATTGTGAACCGTGGGAATAAGCTGCTCGATTACGTCAAACTGCTTGATTCCTCTATCCAGGTTGGAGGCTTCACTCATTCCTTCGGAATGGATGCCCATATCGCTGAAGGTACCATTCGTAACGCCGAAGATCTCGAATCATTCATGCGCTGCCAATTGCACCCCAGCATCGCGCGTCTGGAAGGCATGGCGATTAAAGGCATATACACCGCCGCAGATCATAATGACGCATGGCGTACAGCACTCATCGACAAGCTCGTCCACGTCCAGCGGACACCAGTTAATCTTAGAGAACACGCCTCCACAATGGGCAAACGACTGATTAAACTGGCTCGTGCACTCCACCCCTGGATTGATTTTAGCCACCTCGAACAAACCCTGGCTAAGTATGAATCCGTCGGCTGCCTCTCCACCGTTCACGCCTGGATTAACCACCACCTCGAAATCCCTGTCGAGGAGGCGGTCCTTGGTTATCTGCATTCAGCCATGAGTGCCTGCATAACCGAAGCCTCCAAAGTGATTCCTCTTCATATCGATACAATCCAGGACCTGCTGGTTCGCCTGGCCGCAGATCTGGAGCATGAATGGCATACCGTCAGCGCCACCGCTGCCGATGGACTGGTACAACCAACCTCAATGTCCATGAAAACGTCGTTCCCAAGCTTTCACATGCTTGGAGCAGGGCTTCACGCCTATAGAGCCTAA
- a CDS encoding glutathione peroxidase, which yields MSVYDYKVNTLRGQEVEMSNYRDKVLLIVNTASQCGLTPQFKGLQELQDKFKDSPFEVLGFPSNQFAQEKGSSDDIAEFCQMNYGVSFPMFEKIDVNGSSAHPLFQHLTKEAPGVLGSKAIKWNFTKFLVDQNGRVLKRYAPKTTPDKIEADIKELLK from the coding sequence ATGTCAGTCTACGACTACAAAGTAAACACCCTTCGCGGTCAGGAAGTTGAAATGTCCAACTATCGTGACAAAGTACTGCTTATCGTGAATACAGCAAGCCAATGCGGCCTCACACCTCAATTTAAAGGTCTGCAAGAGCTTCAGGACAAGTTCAAAGACTCCCCATTTGAAGTTCTTGGTTTTCCAAGCAACCAGTTTGCACAGGAAAAAGGCTCCTCTGATGATATTGCCGAGTTCTGTCAGATGAACTATGGTGTCAGCTTCCCGATGTTCGAGAAAATCGATGTGAATGGTTCAAGCGCTCACCCTCTATTCCAACACCTTACCAAAGAAGCACCGGGCGTACTCGGCTCCAAAGCCATCAAATGGAACTTTACCAAATTTCTTGTGGACCAGAACGGACGTGTTCTGAAACGGTATGCTCCCAAAACAACACCTGATAAAATTGAAGCGGACATCAAAGAATTGCTTAAATAA
- a CDS encoding VOC family protein, translated as MIEYAHIHHVSLAVRDLEVAKKFYSGLLRMQEIERPPFNSTGTWYALGSQQLHLLQHPQGHTLREAGIDTTDGHFAIWVKSYKETLDWLEQQGIEYEARPDSIAGFAQIFVLDPDRNIIEFDAPYHS; from the coding sequence ATGATTGAATATGCACATATACACCACGTGAGTCTGGCTGTACGTGATTTGGAGGTTGCGAAGAAATTCTATTCGGGTTTGCTCCGTATGCAGGAGATTGAACGTCCGCCGTTCAACTCCACAGGCACCTGGTATGCCCTTGGTAGTCAGCAGCTTCATCTATTACAGCATCCGCAGGGACATACGCTTCGTGAGGCTGGCATCGATACTACAGATGGACATTTTGCGATCTGGGTGAAGAGTTACAAGGAGACATTGGATTGGCTGGAACAGCAGGGAATTGAATATGAGGCAAGACCAGATAGTATTGCCGGGTTCGCACAAATTTTTGTGCTTGATCCTGACCGCAATATTATTGAGTTTGATGCACCTTATCATTCTTAA
- a CDS encoding CpaF family protein, whose amino-acid sequence MILDREEQFQIMRREVREGLDLTSSAGDEELWQGIERKVLSDPKLNDLTSGERHTLVQRLFDSFRGLDILQPLVDHPEITEIMINSHREIFVEQEGEVRQITLEFESRERLEDIIQMIVSGVNRIVNESSPIVDARLKDGSRVNIVLPPIALKGPTMTIRKFPSEPMKMSDLIGKGALHEEAAELLQQLVRSKYNIFIGGGTGSGKTTFLNALSQFIPADERIITIEDSAELQIVTVPNLVSLETRNANTEGKGQISIRDLIKSSLRMRPNRIVIGEVRGAEALDMLQAMNTGHDGSLSTGHANTISDMISRLETMVLSGADLPIAVVRQQISSAIDIFVHLSRLRDRSRRVTEISEVIGMQDGEVLLNPLFRFQEIEEKEGKIIGGLVQVGTLRQVDKIQMAGLGEWLNEYIERNSDEVKDLGSDNNVN is encoded by the coding sequence ATGATACTGGACCGAGAAGAGCAGTTTCAGATCATGCGTCGCGAGGTCAGGGAAGGCCTGGATTTGACGTCCTCTGCGGGAGACGAAGAACTGTGGCAGGGAATTGAGCGTAAAGTGCTTTCTGACCCGAAACTGAATGATCTGACCTCCGGGGAGCGTCATACGCTGGTGCAGCGATTATTTGACTCCTTTCGAGGGCTGGATATTCTGCAACCATTGGTGGATCATCCTGAAATTACGGAAATTATGATCAACAGCCACCGGGAAATTTTCGTTGAGCAGGAAGGTGAAGTCAGACAGATCACGCTGGAGTTCGAGTCCAGGGAACGATTGGAAGACATTATCCAGATGATTGTATCCGGGGTGAACCGGATTGTGAATGAGTCTTCTCCAATCGTGGATGCGAGATTGAAAGACGGCTCGCGGGTCAATATCGTGCTGCCTCCGATTGCGTTGAAGGGTCCGACCATGACGATTCGGAAATTCCCGAGTGAACCGATGAAGATGTCCGATCTGATTGGTAAAGGTGCCCTGCATGAAGAAGCGGCAGAGTTGCTGCAACAGTTGGTACGCAGTAAATACAATATTTTTATCGGTGGCGGAACCGGGTCGGGGAAAACCACTTTCCTAAATGCATTATCTCAGTTTATCCCTGCGGATGAACGTATCATCACGATTGAGGACTCTGCTGAATTACAGATTGTCACGGTACCCAATCTGGTATCGCTGGAGACACGTAATGCGAATACCGAGGGCAAGGGGCAAATATCCATTCGGGACTTGATCAAGTCATCCTTGCGGATGCGTCCAAATCGAATTGTCATTGGTGAGGTGCGGGGGGCAGAAGCGCTGGATATGTTGCAGGCTATGAACACTGGACATGATGGCTCGTTGTCTACGGGACACGCAAATACGATCTCTGATATGATCAGCAGATTGGAAACCATGGTGCTCAGCGGTGCGGATCTTCCCATCGCGGTTGTGCGCCAGCAGATCAGCTCGGCCATTGATATCTTTGTACATTTATCCCGGCTGCGCGACCGTTCACGTCGGGTGACCGAGATTAGCGAAGTGATTGGCATGCAGGACGGAGAAGTACTGCTCAATCCACTGTTTCGTTTCCAGGAAATTGAAGAAAAAGAAGGCAAGATTATTGGCGGACTCGTGCAAGTTGGAACGCTGAGACAAGTGGATAAAATTCAGATGGCAGGGCTAGGGGAATGGTTGAACGAGTACATAGAACGAAATAGTGATGAGGTAAAGGATTTGGGATCGGATAACAACGTAAATTAG
- a CDS encoding HAD family hydrolase has product MPDVRGIQWLFFDVGDTLVDEWEPVDDIIGQFVREACALGYQVEMQTVRDIFAASYRNYEQWPMKLAIRTLISDEGHREQIQEKLKFRKELERPFASADAVLQTLSQHYKIGIIANQSPGTENRLDSYGLRKYVDVLACSAEEGVSKPDPELYAVALKQAGCKPEEAVMIGDRIDNDIIPAKKLGMHTIRILQGYGRFQPELADAERPDWTVESLEELLPLLMVTQSSDN; this is encoded by the coding sequence GTGCCGGATGTACGTGGAATACAATGGTTATTCTTTGATGTGGGGGATACGCTCGTGGACGAATGGGAGCCGGTAGATGATATTATCGGTCAATTCGTTCGTGAAGCTTGTGCGCTTGGTTATCAGGTGGAGATGCAGACGGTGCGAGATATATTTGCCGCCTCCTACCGAAATTACGAGCAATGGCCGATGAAATTGGCTATTCGTACCCTTATCAGCGACGAGGGGCACCGGGAACAGATACAGGAGAAGCTGAAGTTCCGCAAAGAGCTTGAGCGCCCCTTCGCGTCAGCCGACGCTGTTCTCCAGACGTTGTCGCAGCACTATAAGATTGGTATCATTGCCAATCAGAGCCCAGGGACGGAAAATCGGCTGGATAGCTACGGCTTGCGCAAGTATGTGGATGTGCTGGCCTGTTCGGCTGAAGAAGGAGTGTCCAAGCCTGATCCTGAATTGTATGCTGTAGCATTGAAACAGGCTGGATGTAAACCCGAGGAAGCGGTCATGATCGGCGACAGGATTGATAATGATATTATTCCGGCTAAGAAGCTGGGTATGCACACGATCCGGATTTTGCAGGGTTATGGCAGGTTCCAGCCGGAGCTTGCAGATGCAGAGCGTCCAGACTGGACTGTTGAATCGCTGGAGGAACTCCTTCCATTGTTAATGGTAACTCAAAGTTCAGATAACTAA
- a CDS encoding ParA family protein, translating into MIVLKAVLASKDREYISAWLDFVQGSSSGSGIRFTAFSQWEPFRDYMNEQGGREQPDLVIAEPEFLNHWLGNGGETSGIPWLMLSEGMDEVDEDKRLMKYQPLPTLMDAVLNACRQPRRKKTHRPGQETLSIGVVSASGGSGKTAVAMHMAKQLGIAGYAVLYLNLETLDSSMPFLEKGLSRSGQRIPDAETGLSRLLYDLKVGRKESVKQGQAQSSSKGVDGYVLRHEALKSDVFWPLSNRKELLQMSREDTKSLIRYLADCGQYDVLILDGDSGWDGRSEGIFDASDAFVWLVEDDISSMHRWGQWMQHMERTRPDLHESVLDRAHFIVNKYRNNVINALPRPDLHLDAVLPYIPSWKQLSQEEVMLSSPIFQREVKRLCAMIVQDGEEELKQTGRIQKGDVWSL; encoded by the coding sequence TTGATTGTTCTTAAGGCAGTGCTGGCTTCCAAAGACAGAGAGTATATCAGCGCCTGGCTTGATTTTGTACAAGGCAGCTCGTCCGGCTCCGGTATACGATTTACCGCCTTTTCGCAATGGGAACCGTTCAGGGACTACATGAATGAACAGGGAGGCAGGGAACAGCCGGATCTGGTGATTGCGGAGCCGGAGTTTCTAAACCATTGGCTGGGTAACGGTGGCGAAACCTCGGGTATTCCATGGCTGATGCTTAGTGAAGGAATGGATGAAGTCGATGAGGATAAACGACTGATGAAATATCAACCATTGCCTACACTGATGGACGCTGTTCTCAATGCTTGTCGGCAGCCGCGTCGGAAGAAGACTCATCGTCCAGGTCAGGAGACGCTTTCTATTGGAGTTGTATCAGCTTCCGGCGGGAGTGGCAAAACTGCCGTGGCGATGCATATGGCGAAGCAATTGGGGATTGCAGGATACGCTGTTCTGTATCTCAATCTGGAGACGCTGGATAGCTCGATGCCGTTTCTGGAAAAAGGTTTGTCTAGAAGTGGGCAGCGTATACCTGATGCAGAAACAGGACTGTCACGTCTGCTTTACGATTTGAAGGTGGGCAGGAAGGAATCGGTTAAACAGGGACAAGCACAGTCTTCCTCCAAAGGGGTGGACGGATATGTACTGCGTCACGAAGCGCTGAAGTCGGATGTGTTTTGGCCGTTATCGAATCGGAAGGAATTGCTGCAAATGTCCCGTGAGGATACGAAGAGCCTTATTCGGTATTTGGCGGACTGCGGGCAATATGATGTGCTCATTCTGGATGGGGACTCCGGTTGGGATGGACGCAGTGAGGGGATCTTCGATGCTTCCGATGCATTCGTGTGGCTGGTCGAGGATGACATCTCTTCCATGCACCGCTGGGGTCAATGGATGCAGCATATGGAGCGCACGAGGCCAGATCTGCATGAAAGTGTGTTGGACCGTGCCCACTTCATTGTCAACAAGTATCGGAACAACGTCATTAATGCCTTGCCAAGACCTGATCTGCATTTGGATGCTGTGCTGCCGTATATCCCTTCCTGGAAGCAACTTAGTCAGGAGGAAGTGATGCTCAGCTCACCGATCTTTCAACGCGAAGTGAAGAGGTTATGCGCCATGATCGTACAGGATGGGGAAGAAGAACTAAAGCAGACAGGACGAATCCAGAAGGGTGATGTGTGGTCACTATGA
- a CDS encoding Nramp family divalent metal transporter, whose translation MAPSLGEAHSSMKVPQNAAWWKKFLAFVGPGYLVAVGYMDPGNWATDIAGGSQFGYTLLSVILISNLMAVVLQSLAGKLGIVTGRDLAQACRERFSMPVVMVLWILCELAIAATDLAEVIGSAIALKLLFNIPMLYGVIITAVDVLVILLLQNKGFRALESLVIVLMATIALCFGIDLFLAKPDMGGVMHGFVPSAEILQNPAMLYIAIGIIGATVMPHNLYLHSSIVQTRQIEQTPQGKKEAIRYSTMDSTIALTLALFINAAILIVSAAVFHSAGMTQVAEITDAYHLLTPLLGTTIASILFGVALLASGQNSTLTGTLSGQIVMEGFLNIRIPAWLRRLVTRLIAIIPAVIVTAIAGEHGTEELLILSQVVLSLQLPFAVIPLVMFTSDKKSMGAFANKLWLKIISWIIAGVIVVLNVYLIIQTILLF comes from the coding sequence ATGGCCCCATCTCTCGGGGAAGCCCACAGCTCCATGAAGGTGCCTCAGAACGCTGCTTGGTGGAAAAAGTTCCTTGCTTTTGTTGGACCGGGTTACCTCGTTGCCGTTGGATATATGGATCCTGGGAACTGGGCAACGGATATTGCCGGTGGTTCACAATTCGGTTACACGTTATTGTCCGTTATTCTGATTTCAAATCTAATGGCTGTAGTATTACAGTCTCTCGCTGGCAAGCTCGGGATTGTCACAGGACGGGATTTGGCCCAAGCCTGCCGCGAACGGTTCAGTATGCCTGTGGTTATGGTGTTATGGATCTTGTGTGAGCTTGCGATTGCAGCCACCGACCTTGCCGAGGTTATTGGTTCGGCCATCGCGCTCAAGCTGCTGTTCAACATTCCCATGTTATACGGCGTCATAATTACTGCTGTCGATGTACTCGTCATTCTTTTGCTGCAAAATAAAGGCTTCCGAGCATTGGAATCGCTCGTTATTGTGCTGATGGCTACCATCGCCCTCTGCTTCGGGATTGACCTGTTTCTCGCTAAACCGGATATGGGCGGCGTCATGCATGGTTTTGTACCCAGTGCCGAGATTTTGCAAAATCCAGCCATGCTCTACATCGCTATCGGGATTATCGGTGCTACCGTGATGCCCCATAATCTGTATCTGCACTCTTCCATCGTGCAGACACGTCAGATTGAACAGACACCTCAGGGCAAAAAAGAAGCGATCCGGTATTCCACCATGGATTCAACCATTGCTTTAACGCTGGCCCTTTTCATCAATGCTGCTATTCTGATTGTGTCTGCTGCCGTGTTCCATAGTGCAGGTATGACTCAGGTCGCGGAAATTACGGATGCTTACCACCTGTTGACACCTCTGCTGGGTACTACCATCGCCAGCATCCTCTTCGGTGTAGCCCTGCTGGCTTCCGGCCAGAACTCTACACTCACCGGCACGTTGTCCGGACAGATTGTAATGGAAGGCTTCCTGAACATTCGTATCCCAGCATGGCTTCGTCGACTGGTTACACGTCTGATTGCAATCATTCCGGCAGTTATCGTAACAGCCATTGCCGGAGAGCACGGAACAGAGGAACTGCTGATTCTGAGCCAGGTTGTGCTGTCTTTACAGCTACCCTTTGCCGTCATTCCACTGGTGATGTTTACGAGTGACAAAAAAAGCATGGGGGCTTTTGCCAACAAGCTGTGGCTCAAAATCATCTCCTGGATCATTGCTGGAGTTATCGTTGTCCTGAATGTGTATCTGATTATCCAGACCATTCTGTTATTCTAG
- a CDS encoding thiol-disulfide oxidoreductase DCC family protein has protein sequence MIANQMDQHQGHPIVLVDGVCHFCQGLTKWIIKRDPEGKFHFASLQSDVAKKLLEKGNLSTDSMDTFVLIEDGKYYTRSTAALRLAKGLKFPYPLLYVLIIVPRFIRNAIYNMVARNRYRWFGKDEVCMLPTPDIKDRFL, from the coding sequence ATGATAGCAAACCAAATGGATCAGCATCAGGGACACCCGATTGTGCTTGTGGACGGAGTCTGTCATTTCTGCCAAGGATTAACGAAGTGGATAATCAAGCGTGACCCTGAGGGGAAATTTCATTTTGCATCACTTCAATCGGATGTAGCGAAAAAATTGCTGGAGAAGGGCAATTTGTCCACGGACAGCATGGACACTTTTGTACTCATTGAGGATGGAAAATATTATACTCGTTCAACCGCAGCGCTGCGTCTGGCCAAAGGTTTGAAATTCCCCTATCCATTATTGTACGTGTTGATTATTGTACCGAGATTTATTCGAAATGCCATATATAACATGGTAGCTCGCAATCGATATCGATGGTTCGGTAAAGATGAAGTGTGTATGCTGCCCACACCTGACATTAAGGATCGATTCCTTTAA
- a CDS encoding zinc ribbon domain-containing protein, translating into MSIEEMIERRFVCTKCRGTDCNIKEVSMSGAGLSKMFDIQHNHYLFVACSSCGYVEVFDPDVLKGKKQGQVGTILDILFGG; encoded by the coding sequence ATGAGTATTGAAGAGATGATAGAACGGCGATTTGTATGTACCAAGTGCAGGGGTACGGATTGTAACATTAAGGAAGTGTCCATGTCAGGAGCGGGACTTAGCAAAATGTTTGATATTCAGCATAATCATTATCTCTTCGTTGCCTGTTCTTCCTGTGGATATGTTGAAGTATTCGATCCGGATGTGTTGAAAGGGAAAAAACAGGGTCAGGTGGGTACCATTCTTGATATTCTATTTGGTGGGTAA
- the urtE gene encoding urea ABC transporter ATP-binding subunit UrtE, whose protein sequence is MLSLQRIESGYGESNVLRGVNLDVEPGQVVCLMGRNGVGKTTLMKTLMGLLKTRKGSIQWKGQELSTHDPAKRARSGIGYVPQGREIFPQLTVKENLLLGLETSAVGEKTFPEDVLAMFPVLATMYGRQGGDLSGGQQQQLAFARALASRPGLLLLDEPTEGIQPSIVEDIRQVILKIKEKGEISVLLVEQSIDFVRGAADYIYVMDKGAIALQGTPRELDMSQFEHHLSV, encoded by the coding sequence ATGTTGTCGCTGCAACGAATTGAGTCCGGTTATGGGGAAAGCAATGTGCTGCGCGGTGTGAATCTGGATGTCGAGCCTGGTCAGGTGGTATGCCTGATGGGGCGTAATGGTGTGGGGAAAACCACCTTAATGAAGACGTTGATGGGCCTTCTTAAAACGCGCAAAGGAAGTATTCAGTGGAAAGGTCAGGAATTATCCACCCACGATCCGGCCAAGCGGGCCAGGTCGGGGATTGGATATGTGCCACAGGGTCGAGAAATCTTCCCCCAGCTAACAGTGAAGGAAAATCTGCTACTGGGTCTGGAGACAAGTGCAGTGGGGGAAAAGACGTTCCCCGAGGATGTGCTGGCGATGTTTCCGGTGCTTGCCACGATGTATGGGCGGCAGGGTGGTGATCTGAGTGGCGGGCAGCAACAGCAGTTGGCATTTGCCCGCGCGCTGGCTTCACGGCCTGGACTATTGCTTCTGGATGAGCCGACAGAAGGCATTCAGCCTTCTATCGTAGAGGATATCCGGCAGGTCATTTTGAAAATTAAGGAAAAGGGTGAAATCTCCGTATTGCTGGTGGAACAAAGTATTGATTTTGTTCGCGGTGCTGCAGATTATATCTATGTAATGGACAAAGGGGCGATTGCACTGCAAGGAACACCGCGAGAGCTGGATATGTCGCAGTTTGAGCACCATCTGTCTGTGTAG
- the urtD gene encoding urea ABC transporter ATP-binding protein UrtD yields MFQSVRKNQKSTDVPVVLVADDITVAFGGFVAVKGMNLKLHEHDLHFLIGPNGAGKTTMLDVICGKTKPLSGTVKMADGTDLTRLKEYQIVRKGIGRKFQAPSIFAGLTVQENLTLAAETRRSPLQALGIQRYSKISPAMERITLQIGLQDRVDARAGALSHGEKQWLEIGMLLLQEPRVLLLDEPAAGMTDEETHKTGRLLQEIARERSVVVVEHDMEFVREYAAKVTVMHEGKLLKEGTMAQVQEDPRVAEVYLGKRRDDHVVAATN; encoded by the coding sequence ATGTTCCAGTCAGTCAGGAAAAACCAAAAGTCTACTGACGTTCCGGTAGTCCTGGTCGCCGACGACATTACGGTGGCATTTGGCGGTTTTGTTGCGGTCAAAGGCATGAATCTGAAGCTGCATGAACATGATCTGCATTTTCTGATCGGCCCCAATGGTGCGGGGAAAACAACGATGCTGGATGTGATTTGCGGCAAAACCAAGCCCTTGTCCGGTACAGTGAAGATGGCTGATGGCACGGATTTGACACGTCTGAAGGAGTACCAGATTGTTCGAAAAGGGATAGGGCGCAAGTTCCAGGCGCCATCCATCTTTGCTGGTCTGACCGTGCAGGAGAACCTGACGCTGGCTGCGGAGACCCGTCGTTCTCCTTTACAGGCTCTAGGTATTCAACGGTATTCAAAAATAAGTCCGGCCATGGAGCGGATTACGCTCCAGATTGGTCTGCAGGATCGTGTGGATGCGCGTGCGGGGGCACTATCACATGGGGAAAAGCAGTGGCTTGAGATTGGCATGCTGCTCCTGCAGGAACCCCGTGTATTGCTGCTGGATGAGCCGGCAGCGGGGATGACGGACGAAGAAACACATAAGACGGGCAGACTACTGCAGGAGATTGCGCGAGAAAGGTCTGTTGTGGTAGTGGAGCATGATATGGAATTCGTTCGCGAGTATGCAGCCAAAGTGACGGTGATGCATGAAGGCAAGCTTCTAAAGGAAGGTACGATGGCGCAAGTGCAGGAAGATCCAAGAGTGGCTGAAGTGTACCTGGGCAAAAGGAGGGATGACCATGTTGTCGCTGCAACGAATTGA
- a CDS encoding DUF6612 family protein, whose protein sequence is MKKWTTLIIGALLAVSMTACSSDADNSTATPPAGNETSNEGNTTAEQETKTPTLDELIEKTNAATKDMKSFTTEANIDQKLKLVAGEQSQDQQVKTSLKMDIIKDPMMIYQEMKMEMSGQEAQNVKQYITSDKIYSQVGDQWVKIPDEQTKPLIEQMQASMKPEGELDQFKKIAEDTKITEEGDNYVINADVSGDNVKELAKAVMEQNGSDAQTQAMLDQMNITSMKMKYMINKETYLPASTDVNMVMDMEQEGQKISMDMKMTSTFSNHNGVKEIKIPQEALDSAK, encoded by the coding sequence TTGAAGAAGTGGACTACATTAATTATTGGGGCATTATTAGCAGTAAGCATGACAGCTTGCAGTAGCGATGCAGATAACAGTACAGCAACGCCGCCAGCTGGCAACGAAACGTCTAACGAGGGTAATACAACTGCGGAGCAGGAGACAAAGACCCCTACATTGGACGAGTTAATTGAGAAAACAAATGCAGCAACTAAGGACATGAAAAGTTTCACTACGGAAGCCAATATCGATCAAAAATTGAAACTGGTAGCTGGCGAGCAGTCCCAGGATCAACAGGTGAAAACATCGCTGAAGATGGATATCATTAAAGATCCAATGATGATCTATCAGGAGATGAAAATGGAAATGTCCGGACAGGAAGCGCAAAATGTGAAGCAGTACATCACTTCGGATAAGATTTATTCGCAGGTGGGAGATCAATGGGTCAAAATTCCTGATGAACAAACGAAACCACTGATTGAGCAAATGCAGGCAAGCATGAAACCGGAAGGTGAGCTGGATCAATTTAAAAAGATTGCCGAAGACACCAAAATTACGGAAGAAGGCGATAACTATGTCATTAACGCTGACGTATCCGGAGATAACGTGAAGGAACTGGCCAAAGCAGTCATGGAGCAAAACGGATCGGATGCCCAAACTCAGGCGATGCTTGATCAAATGAATATTACCAGCATGAAAATGAAATATATGATCAACAAAGAAACCTATCTGCCTGCAAGTACGGATGTCAATATGGTTATGGATATGGAGCAGGAGGGACAGAAAATCTCGATGGACATGAAAATGACCAGCACGTTCTCTAACCATAACGGTGTGAAAGAGATTAAGATCCCGCAAGAGGCATTGGATAGTGCGAAATAA
- a CDS encoding organic hydroperoxide resistance protein gives MEALYTATATVKGGRTGSVASSDGVLKHDLKMPKELGGSGGEGTNPEQLFAAGYGACYESALANVARKAGVKLENVVVTSNVSIGKDPADDGFQLSVRLDVSMPGVDHSQAEDLARKAHDFCPYSKATRGNIDVVLNVV, from the coding sequence ATGGAAGCTTTATATACAGCAACAGCGACAGTTAAAGGTGGACGTACAGGTTCGGTAGCTTCTTCGGATGGAGTGCTCAAGCATGATCTGAAAATGCCCAAAGAACTTGGAGGCTCTGGTGGTGAAGGAACCAATCCTGAGCAGCTCTTTGCAGCGGGGTATGGTGCATGTTATGAAAGTGCTCTTGCCAATGTGGCACGCAAAGCGGGCGTGAAATTGGAGAATGTGGTGGTCACCAGTAATGTATCCATCGGCAAAGATCCGGCAGATGATGGTTTCCAACTGTCTGTACGTTTGGATGTGAGTATGCCTGGCGTCGATCACAGTCAAGCAGAAGACCTTGCTCGTAAGGCACATGATTTCTGTCCTTATTCCAAAGCAACACGCGGCAATATTGATGTGGTACTTAATGTAGTTTAA
- a CDS encoding type II secretion system F family protein: MKLGEARQVLTDYTVFTLSRRQRIVCMLISGLLFFGVGILFYHHWLAGLILAAGCIWVPKHWTKVLLERRRMTLSLHFKQALYALSSALAAGKSVENGFKESVEDLRMLNPEADTDLIREFTILRTRMEYGQPIEEALQDFSDRAKIEDITNFADVFITCKRTGGDLVEVVRRTSAVIGEKLDIQQDIMVAVAQKKFESKVMFAAPFIFLIFLNFTAKDFMEPLYSGMGYMISSGALALLACCYLWITRIMDIKV, from the coding sequence ATGAAGTTGGGTGAGGCCAGACAGGTGTTAACGGACTACACCGTATTTACGCTATCCCGGAGGCAGCGAATTGTCTGCATGCTGATTAGTGGTTTGTTGTTCTTTGGTGTCGGTATTCTGTTCTATCATCACTGGTTGGCCGGACTGATATTGGCAGCGGGATGTATATGGGTACCAAAACACTGGACAAAAGTACTGTTGGAACGTAGAAGAATGACTCTAAGTTTACATTTCAAGCAGGCATTATATGCGTTGTCCTCCGCGCTGGCTGCGGGAAAATCGGTAGAGAATGGATTTAAGGAATCAGTGGAGGATCTGCGCATGCTGAATCCTGAGGCGGATACAGATCTCATTCGTGAATTCACTATTTTGAGGACACGAATGGAATATGGTCAGCCCATTGAAGAGGCGCTGCAAGACTTCTCGGACCGGGCAAAAATTGAGGATATCACAAACTTTGCCGATGTGTTCATCACTTGTAAGCGAACGGGTGGAGATCTGGTCGAAGTGGTGAGGCGAACCTCTGCGGTCATTGGTGAAAAGCTGGATATTCAGCAGGACATCATGGTAGCGGTGGCACAGAAGAAGTTTGAATCCAAAGTGATGTTTGCCGCTCCATTTATTTTTCTGATTTTTCTGAACTTTACGGCCAAGGATTTTATGGAGCCGTTATACAGTGGGATGGGATATATGATTTCCAGCGGGGCATTGGCGTTACTCGCCTGCTGTTACTTGTGGATTACACGCATTATGGATATCAAAGTATAA